A section of the Lynx canadensis isolate LIC74 chromosome A1, mLynCan4.pri.v2, whole genome shotgun sequence genome encodes:
- the CA1H13orf46 gene encoding uncharacterized protein C13orf46 homolog produces the protein MEKDTAAHRRHRPGPGAPPSGGAPRHLKAASEMVELQRSRSVGGLLQKGDPLRCVKKLSRELESEDQGRDLQSDTEDANCIIGGQPPNTTIIATDPPPAPPSLPQTEPPSATPIATEPASSNTAYSSMPSKGHLCLPLRPLTLPPPGTRKVLHTLSLPVLKADPEEEKQEKNRDSLRKLDPDGGWAGPAEPELESIKLDEPLGKEKPSVFVEIDLGDHAEEVVTGTMKEEKQSEMDMGGSSEDETRTSWVCCIPYSTRRKAKDSV, from the exons ATGGAGAAGGACACAGCCGCACACAGGAGGCACAGGCCGGGCCCCGGGGCCCCTCCATCGGGGGGAGCCCCCAGACACCTCAAGGCGGCCAGCGAGATGGTCGAGCTGCAGCGCAGCAGGAGCGTGGGTGGTCTGCTGCAGAAGGGGGACCCTCTGCGCTGCGTCAAGAAGCTGAGCAGGGAGCTGG agTCCGAGGACCAGGGAAGAGACCTACAGAGTGACACTGAGGATGCCAACTG CATCATTGGCGGACAGCCCCCCAACACCACCATCATCGCCACAGACCCCCCCCCAGCACCACCATCATTGCCACAGACAGAGCCCCCCAGCGCCACCCCCATCGCCACAGAACCAGCCTCGAGTAACACCGCCTACTCCTCGATGCCTAGCAAGGGacacctctgcctccccctccgcccactcaccctcccacccccaggcacGCGGAAGGTCCTCCAcaccctgtccctccctgtcct TAAGGCAGACccagaggaagagaagcaggaaaagaatcGGGACTCCCTCAGGAAGTTGGACCCTGATGGTGGCTGGGCGGGGCCGGCG GAACCGGAGTTGGAGTCCATAAAGCTGGATGAGCCTTTGGGAAAAGAG AAACCATCTGTGTTTGTGGAGATTGATCTGGGAGACCATGCGGAGGAG GTGGTCACAGGCACcatgaaagaagagaagcagTCCGAGATGGACATGGGGGGTTCGTCAGAAGACGA GACCAGGACCAGCTGGGTGTGCTGCATCCCTTACTCCACCAGAAGGAAGGCCAAGGACAGTGTGTAA